One part of the Rutidosis leptorrhynchoides isolate AG116_Rl617_1_P2 chromosome 1, CSIRO_AGI_Rlap_v1, whole genome shotgun sequence genome encodes these proteins:
- the LOC139885678 gene encoding 26S proteasome regulatory subunit 6A homolog A, with product MATPMTEDPSFEDDQLASMSTEDIQRASRLLDNEIRIIKEELQRTNLESDSFKEKIKENQEKIKLNKQLPYLVGNIVEILEMNPEDEAEEDGANIDLDSQRKGKCVVLKTSTRQTIFLPVVGLVDPDKLKPGDLVGVNKDSYLILDTLPSEYDSRVKAMEVDEKPTEDYNDIGGLEKQIQELVEAIVLPMTHKERFQKLGVRPPKGVLLYGPPGTGKTLMARACAAQTNATFLKLAGPQLVQMFIGDGAKLVRDAFQLAKEKSPCIIFIDEIDAIGTKRFDSEVSGDREVQRTMLELLNQLDGFSSDERIKVIAATNRADILDPALMRSGRLDRKIEFPHPTEEARARIMQIHSRKMNVHPDVNFEELARSTDDFNGAQLKAVCVEAGMLALRRDATEVNHEDFNEGIIQVQAKKKASLNYYA from the exons ATGGCGACACCGATGACTGAAGACCCAAGCTTTGAAGACGATCAGCTTGCTTCCATGTCCACCGAAGATATTCAAAGAGCTTCTCGTCTTCTCGATAACGAGATTCGTATCATCAAG GAAGAATTGCAGAGGACTAATCTAGAATCGGATTCATTCAAAGAAAAAATTAAGGAGAATCAGGAGAAGATTAAATTGAACAAGCAACTTCCTTATTTAGTTGGAAACATTGTTGAG ATTTTGGAGATGAATCCAGAAGATGAAGCTGAAGAAGACGGTGCAAATATTGATCTTGATTCACAGAGGAAGGGTAAATGTGTTGTGCTAAAAACATCTACTCGTCAG ACAATTTTCTTGCCAGTGGTTGGTCTTGTGGACCCAGATAAACTGAAACCTGGTGATTTGGTCGGTGTGAACAAGGACAGTTATCTGATATTAGACACGTTGCCATCTGAATACGATTCTCGAGTTAAGGCCATGGAGGTCGATGAAAAACCAACTGAAGATTACAATGACATTGGAGGTCTTGAAAAACAG ATTCAAGAGCTGGTTGAGGCTATAGTTTTGCCAATGACTCATAAAGAGCGGTTCCAAAAACTAGGTGTTCGGCCACCGAAAGGAGTGCTTTTGTATGGCCCACCAGGGACTGGGAAAACCCTAATGGCCCGTGCTTGTGCTGCACAAACAAATGCTACTTTTTTGAAGCTTGCAGGACCACAACTTGTTCAG ATGTTTATTGGTGATGGTGCAAAACTTGTTCGTGATGCATTCCAACTGGCTAAAGAGAAATCCCCTTGCATTATCTTTATCGATGAAATTGATGCTATTGGTACAAAACGGTTTGATAG TGAAGTTAGTGGGGATAGGGAAGTGCAACGAACTATGTTGGAACTATTAAATCAGTTGGATGGTTTCAGCAGTGATGAGCGGATCAAG GTGATAGCAGCAACAAATCGTGCTGATATTTTGGACCCTGCACTCATGCGTTCTGGTCGGTTGGATCGTAAGATCGAGTTTCCTCATCCCACTGAAGAAGCAAGAGCCCGAATCATGCAG ATCCACTCTCGTAAGATGAATGTTCACCCAGATGTCAACTTCGAAGAGCTGGCTCGGTCTACGGATGATTTCAATGGGGCACAATTGAAAGCTGTTTGTGTTGAAGCAGGCATGCTTGCTCTTCGACGTGATGCCACTGAG gtaAACCATGAGGACTTCAATGAAGGAATCATTCAAGTTCAGGCTAAGAAGAAAGCAAGCTTAAATTACTATGCTTAG